One window of the Chitinophaga niabensis genome contains the following:
- a CDS encoding SdpI family protein — protein MQSIIYSPFCNASLLAGLLFLFMGFMIRKYPPRSMKAWYGYRTFSSTINEKTWHEANQYAAYLSRCMAYVLIPFGLLMALLFKTQTDAFLYLTICPVIFCALLMTGMTEWHLLQVFDEDGERKGDKRNGVDVG, from the coding sequence ATGCAAAGCATCATCTACAGCCCCTTCTGTAATGCCAGTTTGTTAGCAGGACTGCTCTTCCTTTTCATGGGTTTCATGATCCGGAAGTACCCCCCTCGCAGTATGAAAGCCTGGTATGGCTACCGCACCTTCTCCTCTACGATTAATGAAAAAACCTGGCATGAAGCCAATCAGTATGCCGCCTATCTTTCCCGGTGTATGGCTTACGTGCTGATCCCTTTCGGCCTGTTAATGGCCTTGTTGTTCAAAACGCAAACGGATGCCTTTCTGTACCTCACCATCTGCCCGGTTATTTTCTGCGCGTTGCTGATGACGGGTATGACCGAGTGGCACCTGTTACAGGTCTTTGATGAAGACGGGGAACGAAAGGGAGATAAGAGAAATGGTGTGGATGTTGGTTAA
- a CDS encoding TlpA family protein disulfide reductase: protein MKKLLPILLLSCLPAFSFSQEVTRIKVSELDQLMQHKDSPVVVNLWATWCGPCIKEMPHFVKQAAKFPQVKFVFLSLDMKDAYPAQITKFARRHKIRSSVVWLDEPNANKYAAKIDPRWEGSIPATIFINKGGYRKFVEGEMKEEELIKELRSL, encoded by the coding sequence ATGAAAAAGTTACTGCCCATCCTGCTATTGTCTTGCCTTCCTGCCTTTTCGTTTTCGCAGGAAGTGACCCGTATCAAAGTATCGGAATTGGATCAGTTAATGCAGCATAAGGACAGCCCTGTGGTGGTCAACCTCTGGGCCACCTGGTGCGGGCCTTGTATTAAAGAAATGCCCCATTTCGTAAAACAGGCGGCTAAATTCCCCCAGGTGAAATTCGTTTTTTTAAGTCTTGATATGAAGGATGCCTATCCTGCGCAGATCACTAAGTTTGCCCGCAGGCATAAGATCCGTTCCTCAGTAGTTTGGCTGGATGAACCCAATGCCAATAAATACGCCGCTAAGATTGACCCGCGTTGGGAAGGGAGTATACCTGCTACTATTTTTATTAATAAAGGGGGGTATAGGAAGTTTGTGGAAGGAGAAATGAAAGAAGAAGAATTGATCAAAGAACTGCGTTCTCTATGA
- a CDS encoding SMI1/KNR4 family protein produces the protein MNKTIDQLTAHFSRNELLNNSRYAEWLAKIDLNFEADYLEFMKVRNGGEGTIGKDGYVCFWPLEELIQINEDYAVNEFAPELFFIGTNLGGTAYGIRKRSGAFIETEFVGMSDEAAIVHGQSFAEFLLALSE, from the coding sequence ATGAATAAAACAATAGATCAATTAACAGCACATTTCAGTAGGAATGAATTATTGAATAATTCGCGGTACGCTGAATGGCTGGCAAAGATCGATCTGAATTTTGAAGCAGATTATCTGGAGTTCATGAAGGTAAGAAATGGAGGTGAAGGTACCATAGGGAAAGATGGATATGTATGTTTCTGGCCACTGGAAGAACTCATCCAGATAAATGAAGATTATGCAGTTAATGAGTTTGCTCCTGAACTTTTCTTTATAGGCACAAATCTCGGGGGGACCGCATACGGTATCAGGAAAAGATCAGGCGCTTTTATTGAAACCGAATTCGTTGGCATGTCTGACGAAGCTGCAATTGTTCATGGGCAGAGTTTTGCAGAATTCTTATTGGCTTTATCGGAATAA
- a CDS encoding DUF2851 family protein: protein MFVDPLFSEELLQHIWQFGLFDQRHLSTIKGEPISIIKAGTLNRDAGPDFTAARVRIGGVEWAGNVELHYRSSDWRKHGHHRNQRYDNVILHVVFEHDTDALNIPCLELQQRIPKMLLKRYQQLKEEAAFVPCTPLLHRITEEDWQTWKGKLIRERFERKTSLFMNWLQQNHFNWEEVCFRAMAQGFGMPVNTEAFLQLAQSMPFVLLARQRPHLQRLESLLFGQAGMLAGSFKDAYPRQLQEEYRFLQHKHQLEPLPSHGWRWLRMRPSAFPTMRIACFSMLLHHTPHLFSRILETEDLPSLEKLFFVAPSPYWEDHYRFDIPAVRTAGIGKGTVHHILINTVIPLLHLYGKHMGLPQYQQRAARFLQQLPAENNRIIRGWAAENTIAASAWDSQSLLQLKQYYCEEKKCLDCMVGRRLIRGADVNECREDELGWTGEEEWELA, encoded by the coding sequence ATGTTTGTTGACCCATTATTCTCAGAAGAATTGCTGCAGCATATCTGGCAATTCGGTTTGTTCGACCAGCGCCACCTTTCCACCATTAAGGGAGAGCCTATCAGCATTATCAAAGCCGGAACCCTCAACCGGGATGCCGGACCAGACTTTACAGCCGCCAGGGTTCGTATTGGCGGAGTAGAGTGGGCCGGGAATGTAGAATTGCATTACCGCAGCTCGGATTGGCGCAAACATGGCCACCATCGCAATCAGCGTTATGATAATGTGATCCTGCATGTTGTTTTTGAACATGATACAGATGCCCTGAACATTCCCTGCCTGGAATTACAGCAGCGGATCCCCAAAATGCTGCTGAAGCGCTACCAGCAACTGAAAGAGGAGGCTGCCTTTGTTCCCTGCACCCCTTTATTACACCGGATCACGGAAGAGGATTGGCAAACCTGGAAGGGCAAACTCATACGGGAAAGGTTTGAACGTAAAACCAGCCTTTTTATGAACTGGCTGCAGCAGAATCATTTTAATTGGGAGGAAGTTTGTTTTCGGGCAATGGCACAGGGTTTTGGCATGCCGGTGAATACGGAGGCCTTTCTGCAACTGGCCCAATCCATGCCCTTTGTATTACTGGCCCGTCAGCGGCCGCATTTACAAAGACTGGAATCTTTATTGTTCGGACAAGCGGGTATGCTGGCAGGAAGTTTTAAAGATGCTTATCCGCGACAGTTACAGGAAGAATATCGTTTCCTGCAGCATAAACATCAACTGGAACCTTTACCGTCCCATGGCTGGCGTTGGCTGAGGATGCGGCCCTCCGCTTTCCCAACTATGCGGATCGCCTGTTTTTCCATGCTGCTGCATCATACACCACATCTCTTTTCCCGCATCCTTGAAACAGAAGACCTGCCATCATTGGAAAAACTCTTTTTCGTAGCACCTTCCCCGTATTGGGAAGATCATTACCGTTTTGATATTCCCGCTGTGCGTACTGCCGGCATTGGAAAAGGTACAGTACATCATATCCTTATTAACACCGTCATCCCCTTATTGCATTTATACGGCAAACACATGGGCCTGCCCCAATACCAGCAAAGGGCCGCGAGGTTCCTTCAGCAATTGCCTGCTGAAAATAACCGTATCATCCGCGGCTGGGCGGCAGAAAATACCATAGCGGCTTCCGCCTGGGATTCCCAGTCCTTGCTGCAATTGAAACAATATTACTGTGAGGAGAAAAAGTGCCTGGATTGTATGGTCGGCCGGCGTTTGATCAGAGGGGCTGATGTAAATGAATGCCGGGAAGATGAATTGGGTTGGACGGGAGAGGAGGAATGGGAGCTGGCGTGA
- a CDS encoding TrmH family RNA methyltransferase produces the protein MTPERKERLLSVLNKRQANLTVVLENVEDPHNISAAMRTCDAVGIQDMYVLTNKTPRRHWGRRSSSSADKWLTIHQYTDVNELFAVLRQRFDKIYTTHLSSDAVSLYELDFTGSVALIFGSEHYGISEETRALADGNFIIPMQGIIRSLNISVACAISIYEAMRQKMAAGHYKQPSLPAAQRETLLNEWGFKEEDLAT, from the coding sequence ATGACGCCGGAAAGGAAAGAAAGGCTTTTATCAGTATTAAACAAACGGCAGGCCAATCTGACAGTGGTATTGGAAAACGTGGAAGACCCGCATAATATTTCAGCCGCCATGCGAACCTGCGATGCCGTTGGTATCCAGGATATGTATGTACTCACCAACAAAACACCCCGCCGCCATTGGGGCAGAAGAAGTTCTTCCAGTGCAGACAAATGGCTGACCATCCATCAATACACAGATGTGAACGAACTCTTTGCCGTATTGCGCCAGCGCTTCGACAAAATATACACCACCCATCTTTCTTCAGATGCTGTAAGCCTCTATGAACTGGATTTTACCGGTTCCGTAGCTTTAATATTCGGCAGCGAGCATTATGGCATCAGTGAAGAAACCCGTGCCCTGGCAGACGGGAATTTTATTATTCCCATGCAGGGGATCATCCGTTCCCTGAATATCTCTGTGGCCTGCGCTATCAGCATCTATGAGGCCATGCGCCAGAAAATGGCCGCCGGTCATTATAAACAACCCAGCCTGCCTGCAGCACAAAGAGAAACACTCCTGAATGAATGGGGATTTAAAGAAGAAGACCTTGCAACATGA
- the lipA gene encoding lipoyl synthase has product MQELPVIAAEPAAPRVKKPDWLRVKLPIGENYRQVRNLVDTHKLHTICESGNCPNMGECWGAGTATFMILGNVCTRSCGFCAVATGRPEPVDWDEPQRVAEAIYLMKVKHAVITSVDRDELKDGGSIIWANTIKAVRALNPDTTMETLIPDFRGIWENLERVIEAAPEVVSHNLETVERMTKQVRIQAKYHRSLEVIRRLKEGGMRTKSGIMLGLGETKEEVVQAMQDLADNGCDVVTLGQYLQPTPKHLPVIRFVHPDEFAELREIGYNMGLDYVEAGPLVRSSYHAEKHIFSGRK; this is encoded by the coding sequence ATGCAAGAATTACCCGTAATCGCAGCTGAACCAGCTGCGCCGAGAGTGAAAAAGCCCGACTGGCTGCGTGTGAAACTGCCGATCGGAGAGAATTACAGGCAGGTAAGGAACCTGGTAGACACACATAAACTACACACCATCTGCGAAAGCGGAAATTGTCCAAATATGGGCGAGTGCTGGGGAGCCGGTACTGCCACTTTCATGATCCTGGGCAATGTCTGTACCCGAAGCTGCGGATTTTGTGCCGTAGCAACCGGCCGACCTGAACCTGTTGATTGGGATGAACCCCAAAGGGTGGCAGAAGCCATCTACCTGATGAAGGTAAAACACGCCGTTATCACTTCAGTAGACCGCGACGAATTAAAAGATGGGGGTTCCATCATCTGGGCCAATACCATCAAAGCTGTTCGCGCCCTCAATCCTGATACCACCATGGAAACCCTGATCCCTGACTTCAGAGGCATCTGGGAAAACCTGGAACGTGTGATCGAAGCTGCGCCGGAAGTGGTATCCCACAACCTGGAAACAGTGGAACGCATGACCAAACAGGTACGTATCCAGGCTAAATATCACCGCAGCCTTGAAGTGATCCGCCGTTTGAAAGAAGGTGGCATGCGTACCAAAAGCGGTATCATGTTAGGCCTTGGCGAAACCAAGGAAGAAGTGGTACAGGCTATGCAGGACCTGGCAGACAATGGTTGTGATGTAGTGACCCTGGGCCAATACCTTCAACCTACTCCCAAACATCTCCCGGTGATCCGCTTTGTACATCCTGATGAATTTGCAGAACTGAGAGAGATCGGTTACAACATGGGGCTGGATTATGTAGAAGCCGGACCGTTGGTTCGTTCTTCCTACCATGCTGAAAAACACATTTTCAGCGGCAGAAAATAA
- a CDS encoding OsmC family protein — translation MQTAAILYNGELRTTAKHLRSGTVIETDAPVDNNGKGERFSPSDLVAAALGSCMLTIMGIKARDKGWNIDGTAVSVEKIMGTEPRRIVGVKIQFDFPAGHGLEEKDQKILENVAYTCPVAESVHPDIKQDVTFNW, via the coding sequence ATGCAAACAGCAGCGATCCTTTACAATGGCGAACTCAGAACTACGGCAAAGCATCTCCGGTCAGGTACGGTTATAGAAACAGATGCACCGGTGGATAATAACGGAAAAGGAGAGCGGTTTTCGCCGAGTGACCTGGTGGCAGCGGCCCTTGGTTCCTGTATGCTTACGATCATGGGGATTAAGGCAAGGGATAAGGGATGGAATATTGATGGTACGGCGGTGAGTGTGGAAAAGATCATGGGAACGGAGCCGCGGAGGATTGTTGGGGTGAAGATCCAGTTTGATTTTCCGGCGGGGCATGGATTGGAGGAGAAAGATCAGAAGATCCTGGAGAATGTGGCTTATACCTGCCCTGTGGCGGAGAGTGTGCATCCGGATATTAAGCAGGATGTGACCTTTAACTGGTAA
- a CDS encoding phosphodiester glycosidase family protein, whose amino-acid sequence MKRILILLLTLPAFASAQLRWHLSETHNQGLPNGVKVYETTDSLDGKAFRAFYLEADLKDPQLEISVREGKGKRYTPAQYDSIEGPNVVAVMNTTFFSFTTNRSLNLVVHEGKVVDVNPKSVKNKYFTRSAFGLDRKGRPDIAWVYNVGKKEVPYVYEVPNTDTTNQPGKKGAHKWKMREAVGGGPILVQNGQPYITAAEEGMGGTLLAFHPRTAIGYTADHKLIMMVIEGRNKGVAEGAIFPQMAKIFTDLHCVEAMNMDGGGSSALFVNGKNTIKTSDGSQRPVPAVLMIKRKTP is encoded by the coding sequence ATGAAACGGATACTAATACTGCTATTGACACTGCCCGCCTTCGCATCTGCTCAACTGCGCTGGCACCTCTCCGAAACACATAACCAGGGCCTGCCAAACGGCGTGAAGGTATATGAAACAACGGATTCATTAGACGGTAAAGCATTCAGGGCTTTTTACCTGGAAGCAGACCTGAAAGATCCGCAACTGGAAATCAGTGTAAGAGAAGGGAAAGGAAAACGTTATACACCTGCACAGTATGATAGCATCGAAGGGCCTAATGTGGTAGCTGTAATGAATACTACCTTTTTCTCTTTTACCACCAACAGAAGTCTCAACCTGGTAGTGCATGAAGGGAAAGTAGTGGATGTGAACCCAAAATCCGTAAAGAACAAATACTTCACCCGCTCTGCTTTTGGCCTCGACCGTAAAGGCCGCCCGGATATTGCCTGGGTATATAATGTCGGTAAAAAAGAAGTGCCTTATGTATATGAAGTACCCAATACCGATACTACTAATCAACCCGGAAAAAAGGGTGCACATAAATGGAAGATGAGAGAAGCCGTAGGCGGAGGCCCCATCCTCGTGCAAAACGGACAACCTTATATAACCGCTGCAGAAGAAGGTATGGGAGGAACATTATTGGCTTTCCATCCCAGAACAGCGATCGGTTATACCGCAGATCACAAACTGATCATGATGGTGATTGAAGGAAGAAATAAAGGAGTAGCAGAAGGCGCAATTTTTCCGCAAATGGCAAAGATCTTTACAGACCTGCATTGTGTGGAAGCCATGAATATGGACGGCGGTGGTTCTTCCGCTTTGTTTGTAAACGGAAAGAATACCATCAAAACATCTGATGGATCACAAAGACCGGTACCTGCTGTGTTAATGATCAAACGTAAAACACCTTAA
- a CDS encoding trans-sulfuration enzyme family protein, with translation MKPSTQLIHSIPIDELTGAISVPIYQTSTFVQESPGINKGFEFSRANNPTRKVLEDLICSLEEGFAGFAFASGMSAIDAVLKLLKSGDEIMAVEDTYGGIFQIFNAMFERFGIKVNFVDTSDIDKVLEKITPKTKIIWLESPTNPTLKISDIKSISKIAKQHNILLVVDNTFSTPLLLKPIPLGADIVIHSASKYLSGHSDVIAGLVVVNNKALADQIRFNQNISGSILSPFEAWLTIRGIETMSLRLEKQCANATAVATFLADHPAVDKVFYPGLPTHKNHHIARKQQKGYGGMVSFSLKEDQIKNAIRIVNATKLFKLAESFGGVKSMLNHPVTMTHRNIPEEFRRKAGLQDSCIRLSVGIEDAEDLINDLKQALDKLNQPIGKQITVLQ, from the coding sequence ATGAAACCATCTACGCAACTGATCCACAGCATCCCGATAGATGAACTGACGGGAGCCATTTCGGTGCCGATCTACCAAACTTCAACGTTTGTGCAGGAAAGCCCGGGCATTAATAAAGGATTCGAATTTTCGCGGGCCAACAATCCCACACGGAAAGTGCTGGAAGACCTTATCTGCAGCCTGGAAGAGGGCTTTGCAGGATTCGCCTTTGCCAGTGGAATGTCTGCCATAGATGCCGTATTGAAATTATTAAAGAGCGGTGATGAGATCATGGCTGTGGAAGATACCTATGGCGGCATCTTCCAGATCTTTAACGCCATGTTCGAACGCTTTGGCATCAAAGTGAATTTTGTTGATACCAGCGATATTGATAAAGTGTTGGAAAAGATCACACCGAAAACGAAGATCATTTGGCTGGAATCTCCTACTAATCCCACTTTAAAGATCTCTGATATCAAATCTATCAGCAAGATCGCCAAACAGCATAACATCCTGCTGGTGGTGGACAATACTTTCTCCACTCCCCTGTTGCTGAAACCTATTCCCCTGGGCGCTGATATTGTGATCCACAGTGCATCCAAATATCTCTCCGGCCATTCTGATGTAATAGCAGGACTGGTTGTGGTGAATAATAAAGCGCTGGCTGATCAGATCAGGTTCAACCAGAATATCTCCGGTAGCATCCTCAGTCCTTTTGAAGCATGGCTTACCATAAGAGGAATTGAAACAATGTCTCTCCGGTTGGAGAAACAATGTGCCAATGCTACAGCGGTGGCCACTTTCCTGGCGGATCATCCTGCGGTGGATAAAGTGTTCTATCCCGGACTGCCTACGCATAAGAACCATCATATTGCGCGCAAGCAGCAAAAAGGATATGGCGGTATGGTGAGCTTTTCGCTGAAGGAAGATCAGATCAAAAATGCGATCCGCATTGTAAACGCCACTAAGCTGTTTAAGCTGGCGGAAAGTTTTGGCGGTGTAAAAAGCATGCTCAATCACCCGGTGACAATGACGCACCGCAATATACCTGAAGAATTCCGCCGCAAGGCCGGGCTGCAGGATTCCTGCATCCGTTTGTCTGTAGGTATCGAAGATGCGGAAGATCTCATCAATGACCTTAAACAAGCTTTGGATAAACTTAATCAGCCGATAGGCAAACAAATTACTGTACTGCAATAA
- a CDS encoding energy transducer TonB produces the protein MALFFMKNFQYPRQQESVQGRVNLVFIVMEDGRIKGERIPHKKEDELTPIDREALRVLRKMPAWKAGRCGGKKVPVKFSLPIGCIMPQEE, from the coding sequence ATGGCGTTGTTCTTTATGAAAAACTTTCAATACCCTCGTCAGCAGGAGTCCGTTCAAGGCCGTGTTAACCTGGTATTTATAGTAATGGAAGATGGCAGGATAAAAGGAGAACGTATTCCTCACAAAAAAGAGGATGAGCTTACACCCATCGATAGAGAAGCCTTGAGAGTCCTGAGAAAAATGCCTGCCTGGAAAGCGGGGAGATGCGGGGGAAAGAAGGTGCCGGTTAAATTTAGTTTACCTATCGGTTGTATAATGCCCCAAGAGGAATAA
- a CDS encoding AsmA-like C-terminal region-containing protein has protein sequence MKLKKVLKGIGITLLVLIGLLIAIPYFFKGQIMAKLKTELNKNLNAKVDFKDVDISLFRRFPRLAVALEELSITGVNHFEGDTLLAVRRLDLAMNLMSAIKGDNIEIYNVVLQQPHIYATVDEQGRANWDITKPDTTTSTAAPADTAQSEFALSLQQYSIEDATIKYTDRQGHMALNIEQLNHKGKGDFSQDEFTLQTTTTAESVGYAQGSIPYLVNAKAEILADINIANKTSTYAFKTDKISVNNLKIATEGFIQLLTDSTYKMDIKFDAPSTDFKEILSLIPVIYSQDFASIKTSGSTTFKGFVKGTYTPQQLPAYGLHLTIKNGFFQYPDLPKPVKNIQLAVNVSNPDGVPDHTIVDVPQAHLEMDDSPVDLRLMVKTPVSDLYLDAAAKGKLDLSKVMQFVKLEAGTKLSGLLDADLKARGYMSAIEKQQYENFDASGKLAVNNLAYSSKDYPDGVKVSSLLMQFNPKNVTVQEFMGQYLGTNFSATGEVNNLLAYVLRNDALNGRLALKADNINLDKWMATGNTEATPAKTADTAAAIPFAVPNNLDFTIQAQADKVHYDKVDLTGLSGTLLISDQTVTMKDIKGNALQGSMKVDGTYSTKTDKLHPDISLTYDVKELDIQQTFKAFNTVQKLMPIAQFLSGKLSSQLTMKGKLGKDMSPDLSTLTGDGNLLLIQGFLKKFAPLDQLATQLNVNSLKDISVRDIKNYFAFENGRMKVNPFRVKLSNMNMLIGGSHGFDQSMDYTMQLALPRALLGQQGNSLVNNLVTQANNKGIPVTISDTVYLNVLMGGSLLKPALKTDLKEVAGNAANNLKDQATALVKNKVDTIKNTVKDSLQSVKKEVASAVKDELKKQLLGGKDSTQSGKPLQDAGKAAEKTLNNTLKGLLNRKKAPADSTKQ, from the coding sequence ATGAAGTTAAAAAAGGTACTGAAAGGTATCGGGATCACATTGCTCGTATTAATTGGATTACTGATCGCCATTCCCTATTTCTTTAAGGGACAGATCATGGCGAAACTGAAGACTGAGCTGAACAAAAACCTGAATGCCAAAGTAGATTTTAAAGATGTGGATATCAGTCTCTTCCGCAGATTTCCCCGCCTGGCGGTAGCCTTGGAAGAATTATCCATCACCGGCGTGAATCATTTTGAAGGTGATACGCTGCTGGCTGTACGCCGCCTGGACCTGGCCATGAACCTCATGAGCGCCATTAAAGGGGATAATATTGAGATCTATAACGTGGTTTTGCAACAGCCTCACATCTACGCTACCGTGGATGAACAAGGCCGTGCCAACTGGGATATCACCAAACCTGATACCACCACTTCTACTGCAGCACCTGCAGATACTGCCCAGAGTGAATTTGCCCTCAGCCTGCAACAATACAGTATTGAGGATGCCACTATCAAATACACTGACCGCCAGGGACATATGGCACTGAACATTGAGCAACTAAACCATAAAGGGAAAGGAGATTTCTCCCAGGATGAATTCACCCTGCAAACCACTACTACTGCGGAATCAGTGGGTTATGCACAAGGGTCCATTCCTTACTTGGTCAATGCAAAGGCAGAAATACTCGCGGATATCAATATCGCTAATAAAACAAGCACCTATGCTTTCAAAACGGATAAGATCTCTGTGAATAACCTGAAGATTGCCACAGAAGGATTTATCCAATTGCTGACGGACAGCACCTATAAAATGGATATCAAATTTGATGCGCCTTCTACGGACTTCAAAGAAATCCTCTCCCTGATCCCGGTGATTTATTCGCAGGATTTTGCAAGCATCAAAACCAGTGGCAGCACCACTTTTAAAGGCTTCGTAAAAGGCACTTATACACCGCAGCAATTACCGGCATACGGTTTACACCTCACTATCAAGAATGGCTTCTTCCAATATCCTGACCTGCCTAAGCCAGTGAAGAACATTCAGTTAGCCGTGAACGTTAGTAACCCGGATGGCGTACCTGATCATACGATAGTGGATGTACCACAGGCGCATCTTGAAATGGATGACAGCCCTGTAGACCTCCGCCTGATGGTAAAAACACCGGTATCTGATCTTTACCTGGATGCAGCCGCCAAGGGTAAACTGGACCTCAGCAAAGTGATGCAGTTCGTGAAACTGGAAGCAGGTACCAAACTCAGCGGCTTGCTGGATGCGGACCTGAAAGCACGGGGTTATATGAGTGCGATTGAAAAGCAGCAATATGAAAACTTCGATGCCTCCGGTAAACTGGCGGTGAATAACCTGGCATATAGCAGCAAGGATTATCCTGATGGGGTGAAAGTATCCAGCCTGCTGATGCAGTTCAATCCAAAGAATGTAACAGTGCAGGAATTCATGGGGCAATACCTGGGAACTAATTTCTCCGCAACCGGTGAAGTAAATAACCTGCTGGCTTATGTACTCCGCAATGATGCGCTGAATGGCCGGCTGGCTCTGAAAGCTGATAACATTAACCTGGATAAATGGATGGCTACCGGCAATACGGAAGCTACTCCTGCCAAAACTGCGGACACTGCAGCTGCAATTCCTTTTGCTGTTCCCAATAACCTCGATTTCACAATCCAGGCCCAGGCAGATAAAGTGCATTATGATAAAGTAGACCTCACCGGCTTATCCGGTACTTTACTGATCAGTGATCAGACGGTAACAATGAAAGATATCAAAGGGAATGCACTGCAGGGAAGCATGAAAGTAGATGGTACTTACTCTACAAAAACAGACAAACTGCATCCTGATATCAGTCTTACCTACGATGTAAAGGAACTGGATATCCAGCAAACCTTTAAAGCTTTCAACACGGTACAGAAACTCATGCCTATCGCTCAATTCCTGAGTGGTAAACTGAGTTCACAACTGACGATGAAAGGTAAACTGGGTAAGGATATGTCGCCAGACCTCAGTACGCTTACAGGAGATGGTAACCTCTTGCTGATACAGGGCTTTCTGAAGAAATTTGCGCCACTGGACCAACTGGCTACACAATTGAATGTAAATTCCCTGAAGGATATTTCTGTAAGAGATATCAAGAACTATTTCGCATTTGAGAACGGGCGCATGAAGGTGAATCCATTCCGTGTGAAGCTCTCTAACATGAACATGTTAATTGGCGGATCGCATGGTTTTGATCAGTCTATGGACTATACCATGCAATTGGCATTGCCCCGTGCATTGCTAGGGCAGCAGGGAAACAGCCTGGTAAATAACCTGGTTACACAGGCTAACAATAAAGGCATTCCTGTTACCATCAGCGATACGGTTTATCTCAATGTATTGATGGGTGGAAGTCTATTGAAACCAGCCCTGAAAACTGATCTGAAAGAGGTTGCCGGTAATGCGGCCAATAACCTGAAAGATCAGGCTACGGCATTGGTAAAGAATAAAGTGGATACCATTAAGAACACTGTAAAAGATTCTTTACAATCGGTGAAGAAAGAAGTGGCATCTGCCGTGAAAGATGAGTTGAAAAAACAACTGCTGGGTGGTAAGGATAGTACCCAATCAGGCAAACCGTTGCAGGATGCGGGGAAAGCTGCAGAGAAAACACTGAATAATACATTAAAAGGACTGCTGAACCGTAAAAAAGCGCCGGCAGACTCAACAAAACAATAA